A genome region from Gemmatimonadota bacterium includes the following:
- a CDS encoding DUF4340 domain-containing protein, with the protein MSGGRYTIILAVILGLLASCYFLFVLEEEQIAEIERVFEVDAEEVVGIRVAVDGEATTLEKVPMKGWEITEPVRYAADPNVVGTLLQEFSTLSPARTVADSAEVLSEYGLELPSASVEVTRGLDKPMVLLLGDVNPTGAAYYAAEQGTRRVFLVSARINENLRRSTDALRDRSLMRVEQDKVEEIILEKGDRRVVIKLDPFGIWRVEEPYQLPAERDEVANAISTIIGASAISFIDEAPSSLEGYGLTDPVMTATVKSGDGGIRHTLILGNEEMGLVYAMTGERRNVYSVSMSILQQLDREPDFYRRITAFDFQSYKIPVFSMNLGNESVTLVKRTFEDWRMTSPYELRANDRFITAMLDSLEITRVREHIPSTSANRATYGLDNPAASLSLTIEDRVRPQEVLVGTVSGDGKYRYMLDPAEEWIYAVDASGLQHLPATALELRDNRILRFKGYQVHMFEVITPDERVRVRRDQKQRVVWKMEEPATGDADAISVGRAFSELDSLYSQAFVTADPDADLASYGLDRPIMELTLQIGGRDDVPEERISLLVGKSFPGDGSLVYVKQRNSPVVSLAKAGFVARINNMVAQTPKS; encoded by the coding sequence GTGAGCGGTGGCCGTTACACGATCATCCTGGCTGTCATTCTGGGATTGCTGGCGTCCTGTTACTTCCTTTTCGTCCTGGAAGAAGAACAGATCGCGGAAATCGAGCGTGTGTTCGAGGTCGACGCGGAGGAGGTCGTTGGGATCAGGGTTGCCGTGGATGGTGAAGCCACAACGCTGGAAAAGGTGCCGATGAAGGGCTGGGAGATAACCGAGCCGGTCAGGTACGCGGCCGACCCGAACGTCGTGGGAACGCTGTTGCAGGAGTTCTCCACCCTGTCCCCCGCCCGTACCGTGGCTGATTCGGCGGAAGTCCTGTCGGAATACGGCCTCGAGCTTCCATCGGCGTCCGTCGAGGTAACCCGGGGTCTCGACAAGCCCATGGTGTTGCTGCTGGGAGACGTGAACCCGACGGGCGCGGCCTATTACGCCGCTGAACAGGGAACCCGGCGGGTGTTTCTCGTCTCCGCGCGGATCAATGAGAATCTGCGCAGGTCGACCGATGCGTTGCGGGACCGCAGCCTGATGCGGGTTGAGCAGGACAAGGTGGAAGAGATCATCCTCGAAAAGGGAGACCGCAGAGTCGTCATCAAGTTGGATCCCTTTGGGATCTGGCGCGTGGAAGAGCCCTATCAGCTGCCGGCGGAGCGCGATGAAGTGGCCAACGCGATAAGTACGATCATCGGCGCCTCGGCGATTTCCTTCATCGATGAGGCGCCGTCTTCGCTTGAGGGATACGGTTTGACGGATCCGGTGATGACGGCGACCGTGAAATCCGGTGACGGCGGGATCCGGCATACGCTGATCCTGGGTAATGAAGAAATGGGCCTCGTCTATGCCATGACCGGCGAGAGACGCAACGTGTACTCGGTTTCGATGTCGATCCTCCAGCAACTGGACCGTGAGCCCGACTTCTACAGAAGGATTACAGCTTTCGATTTTCAGTCCTACAAGATCCCTGTATTTTCGATGAACCTGGGAAACGAGTCCGTGACCCTGGTCAAGCGGACCTTCGAGGACTGGCGGATGACGTCTCCTTATGAGTTGAGAGCCAATGACCGTTTCATTACGGCCATGCTGGACAGCCTGGAGATCACGCGTGTGCGGGAGCACATCCCGTCGACGTCCGCGAACAGAGCGACGTACGGTCTCGACAACCCGGCCGCCAGCCTGTCGCTTACGATTGAAGACCGGGTGAGGCCCCAGGAAGTCCTGGTCGGAACGGTCTCCGGTGATGGGAAGTACAGATACATGCTGGATCCCGCGGAGGAGTGGATCTACGCGGTGGACGCATCCGGTCTGCAGCATCTCCCGGCCACCGCACTGGAGCTGCGCGACAACAGGATTCTGCGGTTCAAGGGCTACCAGGTGCACATGTTCGAGGTGATCACACCCGACGAACGCGTACGGGTACGCCGCGACCAGAAGCAGAGAGTCGTGTGGAAAATGGAAGAGCCGGCGACGGGCGACGCGGACGCGATCTCGGTCGGTCGGGCGTTCAGCGAACTGGATTCACTGTATTCGCAGGCTTTCGTAACGGCGGATCCCGATGCGGACCTGGCATCCTATGGACTCGACAGGCCGATCATGGAACTTACGCTGCAGATCGGCGGCCGGGACGATGTGCCGGAAGAACGCATATCGCTCCTGGTGGGCAAGTCTTTTCCCGGGGACGGGAGTCTGGTCTACGTCAAGCAGCGAAACAGCCCCGTCGTGTCCCTGGCCAAGGCCGGGTTTGTAGCCCGAATCAACAATATGGTCGCCCAGACACCGAAATCGTGA
- a CDS encoding BatD family protein — protein MRYFGLFATLLVAVSTNPVAAEPVPAPQEEDDAFSIAASVDRDRITVGDPFLYRVTVKSPGNAAIEWPEAGRPPEGFELVSFEHEGPLPGPGGANIDSLRYVLTLYRTGEHSIPPFSLKSVLSDGTELSAESDAIPVTVVSVIDDDAADIRDLKDPVEIPGEVPWYWWMIGGLVLLAVAAAVMLYIRRRRNRGAPNGSVPEAERPPDEIALEELDRLALREWLAQGRVNAHYSTLSEILRRYLSARYRIAAMEYTTSELVAALNVLDLGNEETRAVRMLFEECDMVKFARYTPGSHRQSLSLQEGREIVELTRPPEVPEAPESTAPDKLADDDSPVAGEASDGGAGSVQAPAKD, from the coding sequence GTGAGGTACTTCGGTTTATTCGCCACCCTCCTGGTGGCTGTCTCAACGAATCCGGTCGCTGCCGAACCCGTCCCGGCGCCGCAGGAAGAAGACGACGCGTTTTCGATCGCGGCCTCGGTAGACCGCGACCGGATCACCGTGGGCGATCCCTTCCTGTACCGGGTCACCGTGAAAAGCCCCGGTAACGCCGCGATCGAGTGGCCGGAAGCCGGACGACCTCCGGAAGGTTTCGAGCTGGTCTCCTTCGAGCACGAAGGACCCCTGCCCGGGCCCGGCGGCGCGAACATCGATTCCCTCCGCTATGTACTCACCCTGTATCGGACGGGTGAGCATTCCATACCGCCCTTTTCACTTAAGAGTGTTCTTTCGGATGGTACCGAGCTTTCCGCCGAATCGGATGCCATACCGGTTACCGTGGTCAGCGTGATCGACGATGATGCGGCGGACATACGCGATCTGAAGGACCCGGTGGAAATCCCCGGCGAGGTGCCGTGGTACTGGTGGATGATCGGCGGCCTGGTATTGCTCGCCGTCGCGGCTGCGGTCATGCTGTACATCAGGCGCCGCAGGAACCGGGGTGCTCCGAACGGCTCGGTCCCGGAAGCCGAGCGCCCTCCCGACGAAATCGCCCTGGAAGAACTGGATCGGCTGGCTCTCAGGGAGTGGCTGGCCCAGGGACGCGTGAACGCCCATTACTCCACGCTGTCGGAAATCCTGCGCCGGTACCTGTCCGCGCGCTATCGGATAGCCGCCATGGAATACACGACCTCTGAGCTGGTGGCGGCGTTGAACGTGCTCGATCTCGGGAACGAAGAAACGCGGGCCGTCCGGATGCTGTTCGAGGAATGCGACATGGTCAAATTCGCAAGGTATACGCCGGGATCCCATCGTCAGTCTCTTTCCTTGCAGGAAGGAAGGGAGATCGTCGAGCTTACACGCCCGCCCGAGGTGCCCGAAGCCCCGGAATCCACCGCACCGGACAAATTGGCTGACGACGATTCTCCCGTCGCCGGCGAGGCTTCGGACGGCGGTGCGGGATCTGTGCAGGCACCGGCAAAGGATTGA